The Streptococcus parasanguinis genomic sequence ACCCAGCCACAGCGTTTTGGCATCTTCTTCTCCTATTTCACCAACATCTTAAGGGCAGACTTGATGTAGTTTTCAGCAGTATCAGAAGTTCCTTCAAAGAATTTCTTGATTTTCTTAAGTTCCGTTGCCTTGTAGCCCAATGCCAACATGGCTTCCATAGCTTCTTCAAGGGCTTGGTTTTCTTCTGCAACTTTGGCTTTGGACTGAGCCGGTGCATCTTCTAGGTCAAGATTGATCTTACCTTCCAGATCCAAGACCATCTGTTGGGCTGTTTTCTTGCCGATCTTCGGAAACTTGGTCAAGTAGGTAATATTCTTGCTTTCGATGGCTTGGACAAGGCCTGCATTGTCATCTGCAGCGATAATAGCCAGAGCTGAGACAGGTCCAATCCCAGAGACTGAGATCAAGTTTAAAAAGAGCTGTTTCTCTTCTTCGGTCGCAAAACCATAGAGAAGATGAGCATCTTCCCGAACCACCTGGTGCAGATAGACTTGCACCTCTTGATTCATTTTTCCAGAGTAGGCATAAGGATTGGCCACATGCAAGAGATAGCCGATCCCAGCTGTTTCTACCACAATGTATTTAGCAGTGATTTTTGTTAAGATTCCTTTAATGTATTCGTACATAATCTTCCTTTATTGTTTGTTTAATACTTGCCCAATTCCCGTAAACTGGTGTGATTTTCCTGAATGCGTCGGAACATCTTTTCCATATCGGACTTGGTAAAGTTGACCAAGACAGGACGCCCATGAGGGCAGTTATAAGGGTTGTCACATTGGGACAGTTGATAGATGAGGTCGCGTGCAGAGTAATCATCCAGTGTGTGATTGGCCTTGATGGAGCGTTTGCAGGACATCATGATGGCCAACTCAGCTCGGTATTTCTTGATGGACACTTCCTTGGTCAAGAGGAGCATGTCACACATCTCATAGATGCCCGACTCAATCTCTTCTTCCTTCATCCAGATCGGATGCTCCCGCAAGATCAACTGGTTGGCTCCGTACTCTTCAAGATAAACTCCCACTTCCTCTAGGAGGTGTTTGCGCTGTTGCAGGCGGATCAGATCGTCTGCAGGGAACTCAAAGATATAAGGAACCAGCAGTTGTTGCTGACTGCCGTCTACGTCCCCAATGCTCTCCCGGTATTCTTCGTATTTGACCCGCTCTTGGGCCGCGTGCTGGTCAATGATGTAGAGACCTCCATTGCCTTGGGCAAAGAGATAGGTTCCATGCATTTGACCGAAATATTCCAACTCTGGGAAGGTCGAATGTTCTTCCCCATCCAACTTATCATAGGCCTTGTCTAGACTAGCCAGATCCAGCTCTGGGTGATCCAGTTCATCATAAACCACAGCCTTTCTTTCCGCAAACTTGATCGCGCTTGTCGGTTTTTCTACTGGGTTTTCTTGGATTCTAGCTTCAGTAGCAGTCTCATCTGCTAGAGGCCGTTGAGGATCTGCCACCTCTGGTCGAAGCTTGAAATCTTGACTCTCTCGGTCATAATAGAGGCGGTTTTCTTTTAAAGGCAGGGTCGTCTGTACTGGCTTTTCTGTTCGACGAATAGTCGACTTGGCTAGATTTTCTAGAGCATCCGGAATCAGGTCCTGCTCTTTCAAAGCGTTCGCAATAGCCTGGGAGATCAAGGCCATTAGTTCTCGTTCTTTGGAGATGCGAACCTCTTGCTTAGTGGGGTGAACATTGACATCCGCTAAGTAAGGATCGATCTTGATATTAATGATCGCGAGTGGAAAGCGGCCCACCATGAGTTTACTGCCGTAGCCGTCTAAAATAGCTCGATTGAGCAAGAAATTCTTGATGTAACGGCCGTTGATAAAGAGACTGATGTAATTGCGATTGGCACGAGTCAATTCAGGCAAGGACACAAAGCCCGTCACTTCAAAATCCAGGTCACGATTTTCAATGGGCACCATCTTCTTAGCAGACGCAAGTCCATAGACACCCGCAATCGCTTGCCGGAGATTGCCCGTCCCCGCTGTTTTGGTCATTTCTTTTCCATCATTGATCAAGGTAAAGGCAATCTCAGGATGGGCCAAGCTCAAGCGATTGAGAATATCCACGATATGGGATAGCTCTGCCTGCTGGCTCTTTAAATACTTGAGACGAGCAGGGGTATTAAAAAAGAGATCTTCCACTGTGATCTTGGTCCCGACAGGGCTTGTCGCTGGCTCCACTTCCTCAATTTCGCCACCCTTTGCGACCAATTTGGTCCCGTGGGCAGCTCCTTCTTGCGCCGTTAGAAGGGTTAGAATACTGACAGAAGCAATGGAAGGCATGGCCTCACCACGAAAACCAAGCGTTCGAATACGAAAGAGATCCGCTTGACTCTTGATCTTACTGGTCGCATGTCGACGGAGGGCCAAAGCGACCTCATCGTGCGCAATTCCTTCCCCATTGTCTGTAATCCGAATCGACTTCAATCCTGCTTCTTCGATTTCAACAACGATCTGGCTAGCCCCAGCATCGATCGAGTTTTCAACCAATTCCTTGACCACACTAGCAGGTCGTTCAATCACTTCACCTGCCGCAATCTGATTGGCTAGGACTTCTGGCAATTCAATAATCTGTGACATGTCTGCTCCTTTACCTATTTTTTCACCGATACATGTAGCTCTATTATACCACAGATCCACAAGACTCCCTTTCTTAAAAAATAGAGGCTGGCCCCATCTTCTTCCTTAGAAACCGCATAGGCAAAGAAAACGACCACATAGACAAATTTCCTTGTCTTCCCTTTGGAAAAAGTGTTTAATAGTAGTGTAAAGAAGGAGCCGGGCTAGCAGGCCAACCGACTTTACCCAAAGGAGGGAGAAACGATCTTATGAAAGTTGAAGTACACATTGATTCCCACTTCCAAGATGAAGCGGTGATGATCACAGCACCTGCACTGTCTGCGCGTGTAGAGAAAATCCGTGACTTTGTGGAAGAATTGGATCAAAAAGGGCGCTTACGTGCCAAAAAGGATGGGGAAGCTTATCTGATCGAAAGCCAGCTATTCCAACGTTTTTACATTGAAAATCGGCAAGTAATTGGTGAGACCATGACAGATCAATTTATTCTGACTGGGCCACTCTATCAGTTATCTGAAGACTTACCGACCTGCTTTCTCAAAATTTCCCAATCTGAAATTATCAACACAAAAGAAATCGATCACCTGCACTTTACTAGTGGAGGATCGGTGCAAATCTATCTTAAAAACGGGAGTCTGACCTACTCCTCCCGTCGTTACTTGAAAGCCATTAAGGAGAAATTATCATGCTAAAACAATCTTTTTCTGACGCCCTAAAAGGGATTTTCATCGGGCTCATCTTATCCATCTTCTTTTCCTATCTCTTCTCACCTGAGTTGTACCTTCCCTTAAGTCCCAACTCTGCAGTCGGTCGCTGGATGTTCTTGCATCATGTTCACGGCTCACTGGTCATGCTCTATTGTGCTCTCGTTTGGGGTGCGATTGGGGTCCTCTTTAGCTTCGGAAGTCTCCTCTTTCAAAAAGACTGGAGCCTCTTACGGGCTACTCTGAGCCATTACCTACTCATGTTACTTGGGTTTATTCCCCTAGCTACCTTGGCCGGCTGGTTTCCAGCACGACTCGGATTTTACTTCTCACTCGTTGTCGAATTCACCCTCGTTTACGTGATCATCTGGTTGGTCTCCCATCATTTTTATAAAAAACAAGTCCAAGAAATCAATCAAAGCATTACTAACCACTAAGCAAGAAGATCCTCGCCGTCACGAGGATCTTCTTTTATAATTTCTTTTTCAATTCGGCGACTGCCATCATGACTTCCATGGGAGTCATATTGTAGAGATCCAGATTCTTCAATTCTGTGATCACCGTATTTTCTGTCTCTTCCTCAAAGAGGGACATTTGTTCAGCAACCTGCGAAGACACTTCCTTTTTAGGAGTTGTATCCGCAAGCGGTACTTGCTGGGCTTGTCCTTCGAACTTGGTCAAAATCGCATCCGCCCGCTTCAATAATTCTTCTGGCAAACCAGCGATCTTGGCCACGTGAATCCCATAAGATTTATCTGCTGGACCGGGTTCAATCTTGTGCAAAAAGGTGACCTGTCCATCTCGCTCCAAGGTCGCGACATGGACATTTTCCAACCGGGACAGGGTCTCTGAGAGAGCTGTCAACTCATGGTAATGGGTCGCAAACAAGGTCTTAGCACCGGTACGATCGTGGATGTATTCGATGATGGACTGGGCAAGAGCCATTCCATCATAGGTCGCCGTTCCCCGTCCCAACTCATCAAATAAAATCAAGGACTGGGGCGTTGCCTTGCGAATAGCGTGATTGGCCTCCATCATTTCTACCATAAAGGTAGACTGACCCGATACCAGGTCATCAGCAGCTCCGATTCGGGTATAGATCGCATCAAAGATTGGCAACTCAGCCTTTTGCGCTGGAACATAGGAGCCGATTTGCGCAAGAATCACAATGATCGCCAATTGGCGCATATAGGTAGACTTCCCGCTCATGTTTGGCCCCGTAATCAGCTGAATATCCCGTTCTTCATCCATAAAGATGCTATTAGGAATATAGGACTGGGCTCCCATCACTTTTTCAACAACCGGATGGCGACCTTTGTCGATCGCGATTCGTCGTTCTTCATGAAAGAGGGGACGATTCAACTGTTGCGACTCAGCGACGCTGGCTAAACTTTGTAAAACATCAACCGTCGCAATCGCCTGAGCTAACTGTTGCAGACGTTGGATATACTTGCCAACTTCTTCACGAATCCGCATAAAAATCGTATATTCCAGATTAGCAGACTTCTCACGCGCCTCTAGCATATCTCCTTCGATGCGTGCCAATTCCTCCGTACCAAAGCGTTCTGAATTTTTCAAGGTCGCCTTGCGGAAAAAGTGAGCAGGAACGTGACTCAATTGAGAATTGGTGACATGGAAATAGTAGCCATCCTTCTTGTTGTAATCGATCTTTAGACCTGTAATGCCACTGGCTTCGCGCTCCTTGGCTTCAATCTCAGCAATCCAACCAGTACCATCCCGAAGAACGACACGGTATTGATCCAATTGCTCGTCAAAACCTGTACGGATGATATTTCCCTCTGTAATAACAGCAGACGCTTCCGGAGCAATAGCTGAGGTAATCAAGCGGTGCAACTCAGGAAGTTCATCCAAGCGTGCAATCAAGACATCTAAGACTGGATCACCAATCCCCAGTAGAATCGACTTGATCGTCGGCACATGCCCCAGAGTATCTCCTAGCTGCAAGAGATCCTTAGGATTGATCTTGCCAAAGGAAACCCGACTCGCTAAGCGTTCAATGTCATAGACCCCTTTGAGGCTGTCGGTCAAATCGCTCCGTTCAAAGAAATGATCCATAAAGACCTGAATGATGTCCTGGCGCTCTCGAATCCGTTTCAAATCGACTAAGGGTTTCTGAATCCAGGACCGCAACAAACGACCACCCATGGCCGTCTTGGTTTCATCCAAATACCAATACAAGCTACCATGTTTCTTCCCAGTCCGTGCATTCTCTGTCAAATCAAGACTAGCCTTGGTCGCAAAGTCCATCTGCAAGAAATCGCAAATCTCATAATGATGGGCTTTTTTGAGGTGGCTCAATTCCCGCATTTGTGTCTGGTGGACATACTGGAGAAGTTTTCCAGCTGTTTTTTTTTCTAGCTCACTCAACTGATCCCCTAAGAGTTGAACATCGTCGAGCGCCGTCTCTACATGTGACAACAAGAGATTCATCTGGCTAATAAACACACGCTCTTCCTGTTCTGGCAACTCATAACCCAGGACCACCTCACGCGCACGTAAATTGCGGATTTCTCCACAAACCATGCTAAAGTCATTGAGGGTCGTCACCTGAAACTCCCCTGTCACCAGATCCATATAGGCTAGCCCATAATCATTCCCTGAACGATCCAAAGCAACCAGAAAGTTATTCTCACTATCTGGCTTGGTCGAATCCACCACTGTACCCGGTGTAATCACCTGTACGACTTCACGCTTAACGACCCCCTTGGCTTCTTTGGGGTCTTCCATTTGTTCTGCAATCGCGACCTTATAGCCCTGTTCAATGAGAACATCAATATACTGCTGGGCCGAGTGGTAGGGAACACCCGCCATAGGGATCGGATTCTCTGCATTTTTATTCCGTGAGGTTAAGGAAATCTCTAAAATTTGAGCCGCATTCACTGCATCTTCATAAAATAATTCGTAAAAATCTCCCATTCGAAACAGCAAAAAGGCATCCGGATAGTCTTTTTTGATATCTAGATACTGCTGCATTCCAGGGGATATTTTTTCTACTGTCATACTTCTTTATTCCTTACTGTTGCGTCATTTTCTGACACAAGCTCCATAGATGAAAACAGGAGTAGATAGCTCACTATCTTCCTCCTTTTAACATCTTAATGGGGTATTTTTTTCTTTTCAAGGGGCGTGATTACTGCATCATCCCTAAAATTTCATTTTGAATTTCAATGGCCGCATCTTGGTCACGGCAGACAATCAAGAGGGTATTGGCCCCTGCTACTGTTCCCAAAATACGCTCATCTGACATTTCATCTACACCATTGGCCAAGAGAGCTGCTTCTCCTAGCTCTGTCCGCAAAACCAAGGTGAATTCTGCTCGTGAGACTGACTTGGCATGGCTAGACAACATAATATAAATCTCTGCCACCTCAGGCTCATTTGGCAAAATATAATACAACTGGTCTTTTCGTTTCACCTTAACTAGACCCAGATCGCGCAAATCTCGTGACAGAGTTGTTTGCGTTACAGCAATTCCTTTTGCTTCTAATCGATCCTGAATCTCTTTTTGAGTCGACAATTTTTCATTTCGAATCATTTGTTGAATCAAAAGGTGACGTTCTGTCTTTTTCATTGGACCTCCACTTTTGAATAAATATACTTTAAATTATACCAAAAAAATTGAAAATTCGCTCAGAATTGTGTTAAAATAATAGTTAAAAGGACTAAGGAGCTAATATGAACAATAAAGAACTCATTGCTAGTGAATTGGCCAAAGTGATTGACTCTCTTGACCAAGATGCTATTTTAAACTTGCTTGAACAACCAAAATCATCTGATCTTGGTGACATTGCTTTTCCAGCCTTCTCACTTGCAAAAGTGGAACGCAAGGCTCCTCAAGCAATCGCTGCAGATATTGCTGAAAAGATCGACCAAAGCGCCTTCGAAAAAGTCGTTGCAACTGGACCTTACGTGAACTTCTTCTTAGACAAATCTAAAATCTCTGATCAGGTAATCAAATCCGTCATCGAAGCAGGGGCAGACTACGGCCAACAAGACGAAGGTAAAGGTCAAAATATCACCATCGACCTTTCAAGCCCAAACATCGCAAAACCATT encodes the following:
- the ruvA gene encoding Holliday junction branch migration protein RuvA, encoding MYEYIKGILTKITAKYIVVETAGIGYLLHVANPYAYSGKMNQEVQVYLHQVVREDAHLLYGFATEEEKQLFLNLISVSGIGPVSALAIIAADDNAGLVQAIESKNITYLTKFPKIGKKTAQQMVLDLEGKINLDLEDAPAQSKAKVAEENQALEEAMEAMLALGYKATELKKIKKFFEGTSDTAENYIKSALKMLVK
- the mutL gene encoding DNA mismatch repair endonuclease MutL: MSQIIELPEVLANQIAAGEVIERPASVVKELVENSIDAGASQIVVEIEEAGLKSIRITDNGEGIAHDEVALALRRHATSKIKSQADLFRIRTLGFRGEAMPSIASVSILTLLTAQEGAAHGTKLVAKGGEIEEVEPATSPVGTKITVEDLFFNTPARLKYLKSQQAELSHIVDILNRLSLAHPEIAFTLINDGKEMTKTAGTGNLRQAIAGVYGLASAKKMVPIENRDLDFEVTGFVSLPELTRANRNYISLFINGRYIKNFLLNRAILDGYGSKLMVGRFPLAIINIKIDPYLADVNVHPTKQEVRISKERELMALISQAIANALKEQDLIPDALENLAKSTIRRTEKPVQTTLPLKENRLYYDRESQDFKLRPEVADPQRPLADETATEARIQENPVEKPTSAIKFAERKAVVYDELDHPELDLASLDKAYDKLDGEEHSTFPELEYFGQMHGTYLFAQGNGGLYIIDQHAAQERVKYEEYRESIGDVDGSQQQLLVPYIFEFPADDLIRLQQRKHLLEEVGVYLEEYGANQLILREHPIWMKEEEIESGIYEMCDMLLLTKEVSIKKYRAELAIMMSCKRSIKANHTLDDYSARDLIYQLSQCDNPYNCPHGRPVLVNFTKSDMEKMFRRIQENHTSLRELGKY
- a CDS encoding LytTR family DNA-binding domain-containing protein, which translates into the protein MKVEVHIDSHFQDEAVMITAPALSARVEKIRDFVEELDQKGRLRAKKDGEAYLIESQLFQRFYIENRQVIGETMTDQFILTGPLYQLSEDLPTCFLKISQSEIINTKEIDHLHFTSGGSVQIYLKNGSLTYSSRRYLKAIKEKLSC
- a CDS encoding DUF3021 domain-containing protein, translating into MLKQSFSDALKGIFIGLILSIFFSYLFSPELYLPLSPNSAVGRWMFLHHVHGSLVMLYCALVWGAIGVLFSFGSLLFQKDWSLLRATLSHYLLMLLGFIPLATLAGWFPARLGFYFSLVVEFTLVYVIIWLVSHHFYKKQVQEINQSITNH
- the mutS gene encoding DNA mismatch repair protein MutS yields the protein MTVEKISPGMQQYLDIKKDYPDAFLLFRMGDFYELFYEDAVNAAQILEISLTSRNKNAENPIPMAGVPYHSAQQYIDVLIEQGYKVAIAEQMEDPKEAKGVVKREVVQVITPGTVVDSTKPDSENNFLVALDRSGNDYGLAYMDLVTGEFQVTTLNDFSMVCGEIRNLRAREVVLGYELPEQEERVFISQMNLLLSHVETALDDVQLLGDQLSELEKKTAGKLLQYVHQTQMRELSHLKKAHHYEICDFLQMDFATKASLDLTENARTGKKHGSLYWYLDETKTAMGGRLLRSWIQKPLVDLKRIRERQDIIQVFMDHFFERSDLTDSLKGVYDIERLASRVSFGKINPKDLLQLGDTLGHVPTIKSILLGIGDPVLDVLIARLDELPELHRLITSAIAPEASAVITEGNIIRTGFDEQLDQYRVVLRDGTGWIAEIEAKEREASGITGLKIDYNKKDGYYFHVTNSQLSHVPAHFFRKATLKNSERFGTEELARIEGDMLEAREKSANLEYTIFMRIREEVGKYIQRLQQLAQAIATVDVLQSLASVAESQQLNRPLFHEERRIAIDKGRHPVVEKVMGAQSYIPNSIFMDEERDIQLITGPNMSGKSTYMRQLAIIVILAQIGSYVPAQKAELPIFDAIYTRIGAADDLVSGQSTFMVEMMEANHAIRKATPQSLILFDELGRGTATYDGMALAQSIIEYIHDRTGAKTLFATHYHELTALSETLSRLENVHVATLERDGQVTFLHKIEPGPADKSYGIHVAKIAGLPEELLKRADAILTKFEGQAQQVPLADTTPKKEVSSQVAEQMSLFEEETENTVITELKNLDLYNMTPMEVMMAVAELKKKL
- the argR gene encoding arginine repressor, whose amino-acid sequence is MKKTERHLLIQQMIRNEKLSTQKEIQDRLEAKGIAVTQTTLSRDLRDLGLVKVKRKDQLYYILPNEPEVAEIYIMLSSHAKSVSRAEFTLVLRTELGEAALLANGVDEMSDERILGTVAGANTLLIVCRDQDAAIEIQNEILGMMQ